The genome window TCACGGGAGGAGCCGGCTTCATCGGCTCCAACCTCTGCCTCGAGCTCGAGCGGCTCGGCTGGCGGGTCGTCGCGCTCGACGATTTCAGCTCCGGCCATTTCGAGAACCTCCGCGGCTTCCGCGGGGACGTCGTCGCCGCCGACGTCGTCTGCCGCGCCGACTGGGAGGGACGCGTCGGGCCGGTCGACGCCGTGTTCCATGAGGCGGCGATCACCGACACCACGGTGAGCGACCAGCACCGGATGATGCGCGTCAACGTCGAAGGCTTCCGCAGCGTGCTCGAGTTCGCGAAGCGGGTCCGGGCGAAGTCGGTCGTCTACGCCTCCTCGGCGGCCGTCTACGGCCCGGGACCCTGTCCGATGCGCGAGAGCCAGGAGCCGAACCCCCTCAACGTCTACGGCTTCTCGAAGGAGGTGATGGACCGCGTCGGAGCCTCGTTCGCCGTCGGGAACCGCGCGATCAAGGTCACCGGCCTGCGCTACTTCAACGTCTTCGGCCCGAGGGAGCGCCACAAGGGCAAGGTCGCCAGCATGATCTGGCAGCTGC of Elusimicrobiota bacterium contains these proteins:
- the rfaD gene encoding ADP-glyceromanno-heptose 6-epimerase gives rise to the protein MKKALVTGGAGFIGSNLCLELERLGWRVVALDDFSSGHFENLRGFRGDVVAADVVCRADWEGRVGPVDAVFHEAAITDTTVSDQHRMMRVNVEGFRSVLEFAKRVRAKSVVYASSAAVYGPGPCPMRESQEPNPLNVYGFSKEVMDRVGASFAVGNRAIKVTGLRYFNVFGPRERHKGKVASMIWQLHLQMEAGRRPRIFKMGEQARDHIYVKDIVAANLRALAARTSGVYNACTGKAVDFNAVVKALNGTMGTSLEPEYFDNPYGFYQNHTQGDPAAARKALGFAAKWSVEAGVKDYLGDGA